In a single window of the Fibrobacter sp. UWB15 genome:
- a CDS encoding DnaA ATPase domain-containing protein yields the protein MTNSVALLNSESSVWQLVLDRAHIECNDYLGLEILDMVGYEGFFDGYAQITVPDEFRRDWVIAHYAGVLRTAFSEVLGPSFVDFKVTIAASEKNVQVMSTPAAPKLPPVRPARVAAKKRAPRHKLSLYAGYTFENFIEGDCNFTACEACKSVAEKPGDPALNPLFVYGKSGLGKTHLLQSIAGQMLKGNSQIRVVYCHAYEFLRDATAMSKALDAKLGNVRELAYAFQEKYENCDVLLLDDVQLLEYGVSTQKRLAILIKHLRAQGKQVVLSCDRHPSQFNPLREGEARPKGHSEIPCISEKLLAPLESCVAVGLDVPDLTTRMKLIQKKSMSIPFVDKDREEICRFLSLPPRENFRVIEGMLNGLRAMNEFCEENLDLGAVKRLVAAPGTSGVEDLSVKGISETVAMEFGCELTALASKRQDAGVALPRKVAMYLCREMTSSSLVNIGEFFNRDYSSVIAAIRSLVKQMDKDEDLARKVKDIRYLLEA from the coding sequence GTGACGAACTCTGTTGCTCTTTTGAATTCAGAATCTTCGGTCTGGCAGTTGGTGTTGGACCGTGCGCATATTGAATGTAATGATTATTTGGGCCTCGAAATCCTTGATATGGTCGGATACGAGGGATTTTTTGACGGCTACGCCCAGATAACGGTTCCTGATGAATTTCGCAGAGATTGGGTGATTGCCCATTACGCCGGTGTATTGCGTACCGCCTTTTCCGAAGTCCTTGGACCGTCTTTTGTAGATTTCAAGGTTACGATTGCCGCTAGCGAAAAAAACGTGCAGGTGATGTCGACTCCGGCAGCCCCGAAGCTTCCGCCCGTGCGCCCGGCCCGTGTGGCCGCCAAGAAGCGTGCCCCCCGCCACAAGCTTTCTTTGTATGCCGGCTATACCTTCGAAAACTTTATCGAAGGCGACTGCAACTTTACCGCTTGCGAAGCTTGCAAGTCTGTGGCCGAAAAGCCGGGCGATCCGGCTCTGAATCCGCTTTTTGTATATGGCAAGTCCGGCCTCGGCAAGACTCACTTGTTGCAGTCTATTGCCGGCCAGATGCTCAAGGGCAATTCCCAGATTCGCGTGGTGTATTGCCATGCCTACGAATTTTTGCGAGACGCTACCGCCATGAGCAAGGCGTTGGATGCAAAACTCGGCAATGTCCGCGAACTTGCTTACGCCTTCCAGGAAAAGTACGAAAACTGCGATGTGCTGCTTTTGGACGATGTCCAGCTTCTGGAATATGGCGTCAGCACGCAGAAACGTCTTGCTATCTTGATTAAGCATTTGCGTGCCCAGGGCAAGCAGGTGGTGCTTTCTTGCGACAGGCATCCGTCGCAGTTCAATCCGCTTCGCGAAGGCGAGGCGCGTCCCAAGGGCCATTCCGAAATCCCGTGCATTTCGGAAAAGCTTCTGGCTCCGCTGGAATCTTGCGTAGCGGTGGGCCTCGATGTTCCTGACTTGACGACCCGCATGAAGCTCATCCAGAAGAAGTCCATGAGTATTCCGTTCGTGGACAAGGACCGCGAAGAAATTTGCAGGTTCCTCTCGCTTCCTCCGCGCGAAAACTTCCGCGTGATCGAGGGTATGCTGAATGGACTTCGCGCCATGAACGAGTTCTGCGAAGAAAACCTGGACTTGGGCGCTGTCAAGCGCTTGGTGGCTGCTCCGGGAACTTCTGGCGTCGAGGATCTTTCGGTCAAGGGAATCTCCGAGACCGTGGCAATGGAATTCGGTTGCGAACTCACGGCCCTTGCAAGCAAGCGTCAGGACGCAGGTGTAGCCCTTCCGCGCAAGGTGGCGATGTACCTCTGCCGCGAAATGACGAGCTCATCGCTTGTAAATATTGGCGAATTCTTTAACAGGGATTACTCTTCTGTTATCGCCGCGATTCGTTCACTTGTAAAGCAGATGGATAAAGACGAAGACCTTGCCCGCAAGGTCAAGGATATCCGCTATTTGCTGGAAGCCTAG